The proteins below are encoded in one region of Pseudomonas sp. SCB32:
- a CDS encoding transporter substrate-binding domain-containing protein, whose amino-acid sequence MGTDLPRLLLICLCLASVLCSADELRWGYSPSNGMPYVESIDHELAHGFIRDLGERVGQLLNLEVRFVETPDKRVEASLQQGSIQLLCINNPQWMSAPEKLHWSPSLFEEEDVLAQRSDAPALNTLDALRGHTLGTSLGYVYPPALMEAFASHAIRRNDVRDLETRLHMLEHNRLDAIVDMRRPLEFLLREHPGLSIRVNPGILQRYSIRCSYGPTLPIPAERLDAALQTLVDDGSIQRMLAQQNQLLRQRR is encoded by the coding sequence ATGGGGACCGACTTGCCGCGTCTTCTCCTGATCTGCCTCTGCTTGGCCAGTGTCCTCTGTAGCGCCGACGAACTGCGCTGGGGCTACTCGCCAAGCAACGGAATGCCCTACGTGGAAAGTATTGACCACGAATTGGCGCACGGCTTCATTCGTGATCTGGGCGAAAGGGTCGGACAGCTCCTGAACCTCGAGGTTCGCTTCGTCGAGACCCCGGACAAACGTGTGGAAGCCTCATTGCAACAGGGCAGTATCCAGCTGCTGTGCATCAACAACCCGCAATGGATGAGCGCCCCGGAGAAGCTGCACTGGTCGCCCAGCCTGTTCGAGGAGGAGGACGTTCTGGCACAACGCAGTGACGCGCCCGCCTTGAACACACTCGACGCCCTGCGCGGCCACACACTCGGCACCAGCCTCGGCTACGTCTATCCGCCGGCATTGATGGAGGCCTTCGCCAGCCACGCGATTCGTCGCAACGACGTGCGCGACCTGGAAACCCGCCTGCACATGCTCGAACACAATCGCCTGGACGCCATCGTCGACATGCGCCGGCCGCTGGAATTCCTGCTGCGGGAACACCCCGGCCTGAGCATCCGGGTCAATCCCGGCATCCTGCAGCGCTATTCGATCCGCTGCTCCTACGGCCCGACGCTACCGATTCCAGCCGAGCGACTCGACGCGGCACTGCAGACACTGGTGGACGACGGTTCCATCCAGCGCATGCTTGCCCAGCAGAACCAGCTGCTGCGTCAGCGCCGCTGA
- a CDS encoding site-2 protease family protein: MADTGNAESHAGEVAGLWELPPVLNEALRMLVYLLGGAAGILGVMLCMLSMPAETVWILPGILAGATVLYLSIFVHELGHLLAARWSGMTVLRMCVRRLDVRLLREGLKVGWRPRYNRRLAGFVMAFADPRGPWRRQQMWFVAGGPLANLAVALLAGAIVLWLEPGPLRGILLAICATNACVGVANLLPVVGRPRVVSDGLWLLRWRRGMDIGHPQLAFARLMGLSCAGTCADEAPEPELRLLESQDQPMPLVALYLRLRALQIQGRWQEAAALEVPFQVLRNALPEALQRPLFDMLRLIGAELAFVAAVSSGSAAGLFDELLPERLKREYASVWARCLAVRAAFGGEREECRRQLARAVASARRSPDLSQETEETRMCERLLEALPA, encoded by the coding sequence ATGGCGGACACAGGGAATGCCGAAAGTCACGCCGGCGAAGTCGCCGGACTCTGGGAGTTGCCACCCGTGCTGAACGAGGCGCTGCGGATGCTGGTGTATCTGCTGGGAGGGGCGGCGGGCATTCTGGGCGTGATGTTGTGCATGCTCTCGATGCCCGCCGAGACGGTGTGGATTCTGCCCGGCATCCTCGCCGGCGCAACGGTGCTCTATCTCTCCATTTTCGTACACGAACTGGGGCATCTGCTCGCTGCTCGCTGGAGCGGCATGACGGTGCTGCGTATGTGTGTACGCCGCCTGGACGTACGCCTGCTGCGTGAGGGATTGAAGGTCGGCTGGCGGCCCAGGTATAACCGACGTCTGGCCGGCTTCGTCATGGCCTTCGCCGATCCCCGTGGCCCCTGGCGCCGTCAGCAGATGTGGTTCGTCGCTGGCGGGCCGCTGGCGAACCTGGCGGTTGCCCTGTTGGCTGGGGCGATCGTGCTGTGGCTGGAGCCCGGTCCTCTGCGGGGGATTCTACTGGCCATCTGTGCGACCAATGCCTGCGTGGGCGTTGCCAACCTGTTGCCGGTGGTGGGAAGGCCTCGGGTGGTCAGCGATGGACTCTGGCTGCTGCGCTGGCGGCGTGGCATGGACATCGGTCATCCGCAACTTGCGTTCGCCCGCCTGATGGGGCTCTCCTGTGCCGGAACCTGCGCTGACGAGGCGCCAGAGCCAGAGCTGCGGCTGCTGGAATCCCAGGACCAACCCATGCCGCTGGTGGCGCTGTATCTCCGGCTGCGTGCCTTGCAGATCCAGGGACGCTGGCAGGAAGCCGCTGCGCTTGAGGTCCCCTTCCAGGTGCTGCGAAATGCGCTTCCCGAGGCACTGCAGCGACCTCTGTTTGACATGCTACGGCTGATCGGCGCGGAGTTGGCCTTTGTTGCGGCGGTGTCTTCGGGGAGTGCCGCCGGGCTGTTCGATGAATTGCTGCCGGAGCGCCTGAAGCGTGAATACGCGAGCGTCTGGGCGCGCTGCCTGGCTGTGCGAGCTGCCTTCGGTGGGGAGCGGGAGGAGTGTCGCCGGCAGCTGGCTCGCGCGGTGGCCTCTGCCCGGCGCTCGCCCGATCTCTCCCAGGAGACGGAAGAGACGCGCATGTGCGAGCGTTTACTGGAGGCGCTGCCGGCCTGA
- a CDS encoding YkvA family protein codes for MRKPPGFDRYLNLAGRFLARGRVPALLFAVARKSGRLKLVRSDLKLLQELLVAWVRGDYRGISSQALVSVVAALLYFLSPVDLIPDWLPGVGLLDDLAVLAWVVRRWQSELDAFKVWRDGQGVETREALRQLPAPVQRR; via the coding sequence ATGAGAAAACCTCCGGGATTCGATCGCTACCTGAACCTTGCCGGACGATTCCTGGCCCGTGGCCGGGTGCCGGCGTTGTTGTTCGCGGTGGCGCGCAAGAGTGGCCGGCTGAAGCTGGTCCGCAGTGACCTGAAACTGCTGCAGGAACTGCTGGTGGCCTGGGTGCGCGGTGATTATCGCGGCATCAGTTCCCAGGCCCTGGTGTCCGTCGTGGCGGCGCTGCTGTATTTCCTGTCGCCGGTGGATCTGATACCTGACTGGTTGCCGGGTGTGGGGCTGCTCGACGACCTCGCCGTGCTGGCCTGGGTTGTGCGTCGCTGGCAGTCCGAGCTGGATGCCTTCAAGGTGTGGCGTGACGGCCAGGGTGTGGAAACCCGCGAGGCGCTCAGGCAGCTGCCGGCGCCGGTTCAGCGGCGCTGA
- a CDS encoding HAD family phosphatase, translated as MALVIFDLDDTLIDGDCASLWSQRMADLGWVDAESFLKRDAELMALYAQGKLPMEDYMAFALEPMAGRSVEEIEREVATFVEDVIEPLIHSDACATLARHRAAGDRPLVISASGVHLVQPIAERIGIDEVLAIDLEVVNDHYTGRTVGVLTYREGKVLRLLDLLEGDDSPLADAHFYSDSRNDLPLLKLVGHPHVVNADPVLLEQAQKMGWDSLAWK; from the coding sequence ATGGCCCTGGTGATTTTCGACCTCGACGACACCCTGATCGACGGCGATTGCGCGAGCCTGTGGAGCCAGCGCATGGCCGATCTCGGCTGGGTGGATGCGGAGTCGTTCCTCAAGCGCGACGCCGAACTGATGGCGCTGTACGCGCAGGGCAAGCTGCCCATGGAGGATTACATGGCCTTCGCCCTGGAGCCGATGGCCGGGCGCAGCGTCGAGGAAATCGAGCGTGAAGTGGCAACCTTCGTTGAGGACGTGATCGAGCCGCTGATCCACAGCGACGCCTGCGCCACCCTCGCCCGCCACCGCGCAGCCGGCGACCGCCCCCTGGTGATCTCGGCCTCTGGCGTGCACCTGGTGCAACCGATCGCCGAGCGCATCGGCATCGACGAAGTGCTGGCCATCGACCTGGAAGTGGTGAACGACCACTACACCGGGCGCACCGTGGGCGTCCTTACCTATCGCGAAGGCAAGGTACTGCGCCTGCTTGACCTGCTGGAGGGCGACGACAGCCCGCTGGCTGACGCGCACTTCTACTCCGACTCGCGCAATGACCTGCCGCTGCTCAAGCTGGTTGGCCACCCGCATGTGGTGAACGCCGATCCGGTGCTACTGGAACAGGCGCAGAAGATGGGCTGGGACAGCCTGGCCTGGAAGTGA
- a CDS encoding NAD(P)H-quinone oxidoreductase codes for MNALQGIEGRVEWGERPSPACAQGEIRIQVAAAGLNRADLLQVAGLYPPPPGASDIIGLECSGVVTEVGAGSTWQVGDRVCALLAGGGMAEEVVVDERHALSVPAGLSLAEAAALPEVYATAWLNLFMLGALQPGEKVLLHAGASGVGSAGIQLCKAFGSPCWVSVGSAERLAYCEGLGAEGGALRGESLESLRDFAPFDVILDPVGGNYAKLDLEILGRDGRWVVIGLMGGRKAELDLALLLGKRIQLIGSTLRSRSADFKAHLMAELGQKVWPLFETAKLSPQLERTFSIGQAQQAFDALASNQVQGKVVLVIDPALS; via the coding sequence GTGAACGCATTGCAAGGTATCGAAGGGCGGGTGGAGTGGGGGGAGCGTCCCTCTCCGGCCTGCGCACAGGGCGAGATTCGCATCCAGGTCGCTGCCGCCGGCCTCAATCGTGCCGACCTGCTGCAGGTGGCCGGTCTGTACCCGCCGCCGCCCGGGGCCAGCGATATCATTGGCCTGGAGTGTTCCGGGGTGGTCACCGAGGTGGGCGCCGGCAGTACCTGGCAGGTGGGCGACCGCGTCTGCGCGCTGCTGGCCGGCGGCGGCATGGCCGAGGAAGTGGTGGTGGACGAACGCCATGCCCTGTCGGTGCCGGCGGGCCTTTCCCTGGCCGAAGCCGCCGCATTGCCCGAGGTCTACGCCACCGCCTGGCTGAACCTGTTCATGCTGGGCGCGCTGCAGCCTGGCGAGAAGGTGCTGCTGCACGCCGGCGCCAGTGGTGTCGGCTCGGCCGGGATCCAGCTGTGCAAGGCCTTCGGCAGCCCCTGCTGGGTCAGCGTCGGCAGCGCCGAGCGCCTGGCCTACTGCGAGGGTCTGGGGGCCGAGGGCGGCGCTCTGCGCGGCGAGAGTCTCGAATCTCTTCGGGATTTCGCGCCGTTCGACGTGATCCTCGATCCGGTGGGGGGCAACTACGCCAAGCTGGACCTGGAAATCCTCGGTCGCGATGGCCGATGGGTGGTCATCGGACTGATGGGTGGTCGCAAGGCTGAACTGGATCTGGCCCTGCTGCTGGGCAAGCGCATCCAGCTGATCGGCTCGACCCTGCGTTCGCGCAGCGCCGACTTCAAGGCGCACCTGATGGCAGAGCTGGGGCAGAAGGTCTGGCCATTGTTCGAAACTGCCAAACTGAGCCCGCAACTGGAGCGGACCTTCTCGATCGGGCAGGCACAGCAGGCCTTTGATGCGCTGGCCAGCAACCAGGTGCAGGGCAAGGTCGTGCTGGTCATCGATCCGGCCTTGAGCTGA
- a CDS encoding carboxy terminal-processing peptidase, with translation MKRFLPRTALLFILGASALSSFAATSSPNVWDGLQPDRDQVIASLNIVELLKRHHYNKPPLNDDRSAKIYDSYLKILDPARMYFTAADIDQFAPWRTQFDDFLKSGELEPGFTIYKRHLDRLKERLDFALATLNKGVDKMDFTTNESLEIDREKAPWAKSSAELDDLWRKKVKDEVLRLKIAGKDNKAIQDQLTKRYKNQLMRLEQTRSEDIFQAYINAFAQTYDPHTQYLSPDSAENFDINMSLSLEGIGAVLQSDNDYVKVVRLVPAGPAEKSKQIATSDKIIGVAQGKGEMVDVVGWRLDEVVKLIRGPKGSQVRLEVIPSTNAPNDQTSKIVTITREAVKLEDQAAKKSEITLDHEGKSYKLGIIDVPAFYLDFKAYRAGDPDYKSTTRDVKKLISELQKDKVDGIVIDLRNNGGGSLQEATELTGLFIDQGPTVLVRNSDGRVDVLNDDEGKAFYNGPMTVLVNRLSASASEIFAGAMQDYHRALIVGGQTFGKGTVQTIQPLNHGELKLTLAKFYRVSGQSTQHQGVIPDISYPSIVDDKEIGESALPDSMPWDTIKPVLKAQADPFKPFLDQLRSRHDTRTANNADFVYARERLALAQELMKEKTVSLNEAKRRAQQTNIESRQLAMENTLRKSKGQEPLKELKKEDENALPDDDKTKPQDDAYLTESGHILIDYLNLDSQVAKH, from the coding sequence ATGAAGCGATTTTTGCCCCGTACCGCCCTGTTGTTCATCCTCGGCGCAAGCGCCCTGTCCTCGTTCGCTGCCACCAGCAGCCCGAACGTCTGGGATGGCCTGCAGCCGGACCGGGACCAGGTGATCGCCAGCCTCAACATCGTTGAGCTGCTCAAGCGCCACCACTACAACAAACCGCCGCTGAACGACGACCGCTCGGCGAAGATCTACGACAGCTACCTGAAGATCCTCGACCCGGCACGCATGTACTTCACCGCCGCTGACATCGACCAGTTCGCCCCCTGGCGCACCCAGTTCGACGACTTCCTCAAGAGCGGCGAGCTGGAGCCCGGTTTCACCATCTACAAGCGTCACCTCGACCGCCTGAAGGAACGCCTGGACTTCGCCCTGGCCACCCTGAACAAGGGCGTCGACAAGATGGACTTCACCACCAACGAATCCCTCGAGATCGACCGCGAGAAGGCGCCCTGGGCGAAGAGCAGCGCCGAGCTGGACGACCTGTGGCGCAAGAAGGTGAAGGACGAGGTCCTGCGCCTGAAGATCGCCGGCAAGGACAACAAGGCCATCCAGGACCAACTGACCAAGCGCTACAAGAACCAGCTGATGCGCCTGGAGCAGACCCGCAGCGAAGATATCTTCCAGGCCTACATCAACGCCTTCGCGCAGACCTACGATCCGCACACCCAGTACCTGTCGCCGGATAGCGCGGAAAACTTCGACATCAACATGAGCCTGTCGCTGGAAGGCATCGGCGCCGTGTTGCAGAGCGACAACGACTACGTGAAGGTCGTGCGCCTGGTCCCCGCCGGCCCGGCGGAGAAGAGCAAGCAGATCGCCACCTCCGACAAGATCATCGGCGTCGCCCAGGGCAAGGGCGAAATGGTCGACGTGGTCGGCTGGCGCCTGGACGAAGTGGTCAAGCTGATCCGCGGCCCGAAAGGCTCGCAGGTCCGCCTGGAAGTGATTCCGTCCACCAACGCGCCGAACGACCAGACCAGCAAGATCGTCACCATCACCCGCGAGGCGGTGAAGCTGGAAGACCAGGCCGCGAAGAAGTCGGAAATCACCCTCGACCACGAAGGCAAGAGCTACAAGCTGGGCATCATCGACGTGCCCGCCTTCTACCTCGACTTCAAGGCCTACCGCGCTGGCGACCCGGACTACAAGTCCACCACCCGCGACGTGAAGAAGCTGATCAGCGAGCTGCAGAAGGACAAGGTCGACGGCATCGTCATCGACCTGCGCAACAACGGCGGCGGCTCCCTGCAGGAAGCCACCGAACTGACCGGCCTGTTCATCGACCAGGGTCCGACCGTACTGGTGCGCAACAGCGATGGCCGCGTCGACGTGCTCAACGATGACGAAGGCAAGGCCTTCTACAACGGCCCGATGACCGTGCTGGTCAACCGCCTGTCCGCCTCGGCCTCGGAGATCTTCGCCGGCGCCATGCAGGACTACCACCGCGCACTGATCGTCGGCGGCCAGACCTTCGGCAAGGGCACCGTGCAGACCATCCAGCCGCTGAACCACGGCGAGTTGAAGCTGACCCTGGCCAAGTTCTACCGCGTTTCCGGACAGAGCACTCAGCACCAGGGTGTGATCCCGGACATCAGCTACCCGTCCATCGTCGACGACAAGGAAATCGGCGAGAGCGCCCTGCCCGACTCCATGCCCTGGGACACCATCAAGCCGGTGCTCAAGGCCCAGGCCGATCCGTTCAAGCCGTTCCTCGACCAGCTGCGCAGCCGTCATGACACGCGCACCGCGAACAATGCCGACTTCGTCTACGCCCGCGAGCGTCTGGCGCTGGCCCAGGAGCTGATGAAAGAGAAGACCGTCAGCCTCAACGAAGCCAAGCGTCGCGCCCAGCAGACCAACATCGAAAGCCGCCAGCTGGCCATGGAGAACACCCTGCGCAAATCCAAGGGCCAGGAACCGCTCAAGGAGCTGAAGAAGGAAGACGAAAACGCCCTGCCGGACGACGATAAGACCAAGCCGCAGGACGACGCCTACCTGACCGAGTCCGGGCACATCCTGATCGACTACCTGAACCTGGATTCCCAGGTCGCCAAACACTGA
- a CDS encoding helix-turn-helix domain-containing protein, with protein MNVQVIMRDGEAEYAVVPWAEYQALLAAAGRGAAQVVKPAAAPVSDEAPNWKNLREARGFSLETLARAVGISPSYLALIESGEREASDAIQHGLRRALGIGESGS; from the coding sequence ATGAACGTGCAAGTCATCATGCGTGACGGCGAGGCGGAATACGCCGTTGTTCCCTGGGCCGAGTACCAGGCACTGTTGGCCGCCGCCGGCCGCGGTGCCGCACAGGTGGTCAAACCTGCCGCAGCACCCGTATCCGACGAGGCTCCGAACTGGAAAAACCTGCGCGAGGCGCGCGGCTTTTCCCTCGAGACACTGGCGCGTGCGGTGGGCATCAGTCCGTCCTACCTCGCTCTCATCGAAAGCGGCGAGCGCGAGGCCAGCGACGCCATTCAGCACGGCCTGCGCCGTGCCCTGGGCATTGGGGAGTCCGGGTCTTGA
- a CDS encoding ABC transporter ATP-binding protein: protein MSFLSVERLNKNYGNTTVFQDIDFAAERGEFVTLLGPSGCGKSTLLRCIAGLTAVDSGRILLGDEDIVPKSPQKRGIAMVFQSYALFPNMTVEQNVAFGLRMQKVPAAESAQRVREVLEMVELGPLTSRYPHQLSGGQCQRVALARSLVTRPRLLLLDEPLSALDARIRKHLREQIRRIQQELKLTTVFVTHDQEEALTLSDRIVLMNAGRIVQSGDAETLYTAPENAFAAGFIGNYNLLEAAQATRLLDRPFQQKVAIRPESLRLSMDAGDGIPVRVLSHSLLGNVIRYRVDAAGVELTVDVLNRSAERLYPAGTELSLQVDIESIREVA, encoded by the coding sequence ATGAGCTTTCTCAGCGTCGAACGACTGAACAAGAACTACGGCAACACCACGGTGTTCCAGGACATCGACTTCGCCGCCGAGCGCGGCGAGTTCGTCACCCTGCTCGGCCCCAGCGGCTGCGGCAAGTCCACCCTGCTGCGCTGCATCGCCGGCCTCACCGCGGTGGACAGCGGGCGCATCCTGCTGGGTGACGAGGACATCGTGCCCAAGAGCCCGCAGAAGCGCGGCATCGCCATGGTGTTCCAGAGCTACGCGCTGTTCCCCAACATGACTGTGGAGCAGAACGTCGCCTTCGGCCTGCGCATGCAGAAGGTGCCGGCGGCGGAGTCCGCCCAGCGGGTACGCGAGGTACTGGAGATGGTCGAACTCGGCCCATTGACCTCGCGCTACCCGCACCAGCTCTCCGGCGGCCAATGCCAGCGCGTGGCGCTGGCCCGCTCGCTGGTCACCCGCCCGCGCCTGTTGCTGCTCGACGAGCCGCTGTCGGCGCTGGACGCGCGCATCCGCAAGCACCTGCGCGAGCAGATCCGCCGCATCCAGCAGGAGCTTAAACTGACCACGGTGTTCGTCACCCACGACCAGGAAGAGGCGCTGACCCTTTCCGACCGCATCGTGCTGATGAACGCCGGGCGCATCGTCCAGAGCGGCGACGCGGAAACCCTCTACACCGCGCCGGAAAATGCCTTCGCCGCCGGCTTCATCGGCAACTACAACCTGCTCGAAGCCGCCCAGGCGACCCGCCTGCTGGACCGGCCCTTCCAGCAGAAGGTGGCGATCCGTCCGGAATCCCTGCGCCTGAGCATGGACGCCGGCGACGGCATCCCGGTTCGGGTACTCTCCCACAGCCTGCTGGGCAACGTGATCCGCTACCGGGTAGACGCCGCTGGCGTGGAACTGACCGTGGACGTCCTCAACCGCAGCGCCGAGCGCCTGTACCCGGCCGGCACCGAACTCAGCCTGCAAGTAGACATTGAAAGTATTCGGGAGGTGGCCTGA
- a CDS encoding sel1 repeat family protein, with the protein MGWPWLVRQPRAWQWMQGQFSRRANLGDIAAQSFYGHLLLFRGQGLGAREEGLRLLRLAATGGDAKAAYQVGVQLLKGDTRHAADAQEAARYWGQAAEAGHPLAARKLMELYRNGGPGLLPDETQAARYEARAHHLGL; encoded by the coding sequence ATGGGCTGGCCCTGGCTGGTCCGCCAGCCACGTGCCTGGCAGTGGATGCAGGGGCAGTTCTCGCGCAGGGCCAACCTGGGCGACATCGCCGCACAGAGTTTCTATGGACACCTGCTGCTGTTCCGGGGGCAGGGCCTGGGCGCTCGCGAGGAAGGGTTGCGTCTGCTGCGTCTGGCCGCGACTGGCGGTGATGCCAAGGCTGCCTATCAGGTCGGCGTGCAACTGCTCAAGGGCGATACCCGCCATGCCGCCGATGCGCAGGAAGCCGCGCGCTACTGGGGGCAGGCCGCAGAGGCCGGCCATCCACTGGCGGCGCGCAAGCTGATGGAGCTTTACCGCAATGGCGGCCCCGGTCTGCTGCCCGATGAGACCCAGGCGGCGCGCTATGAAGCGCGCGCCCATCATCTCGGGCTCTGA
- a CDS encoding bifunctional diguanylate cyclase/phosphodiesterase: protein MTVTEQLSALDQILAHGDLHCLFQPILSLSERRLVGYEALTRGPSNGPLHSPLPLFSIARSSGRLSQLELLCRRQACARFRDLNLDGKLFLNVSPESLLEPTHQPGRTLQLLQTFGISPSDVVIELTEQTPIEDFSLLDTALHHYRAMGFSIALDDLGAGYSSLRLWSELRPDYVKIDRHFIEGIHLDAVKREFVGSILKMAHASRAQVIAEGIELAEELAVLSEMGVDLVQGYLFGRPSEQPPRDARNLLPDVDASGSLLADEPSDLQPLLLEQPAVRDETPIGDVLEAFRAQANLNSLAVLDSADQPVGIVHRHALSDALLKPFATELYARKPISRLMSSDFLAVERSQSLQQVSRLLTSRARQRIEEDFIITLNGRYLGLGRVIDVLKLITEQKIRQARYANPLTLLPGNVPIQQCLTRLLQQGREAVVCYVDIDSFKPFNDLYGYARGDEVLLCLAQCLGERVDPAQDFVGHIGGDDFMLVLGNRDWREHLNHLLEDFQGQCRRFYSREHLEAGCFVSHNRHGQREEFPLLSLSIGVVHLKAEACARLDAGQLAGLASEAKRHAKAVPGYSLHILSAD, encoded by the coding sequence ATGACCGTCACCGAGCAGTTGAGCGCCCTGGACCAGATCCTCGCTCACGGCGACCTGCACTGCCTGTTCCAGCCCATCCTGTCGCTCTCCGAACGGCGCCTGGTCGGCTACGAAGCCCTCACCCGCGGCCCCTCCAACGGCCCCCTGCACTCGCCCCTTCCGCTGTTCAGCATCGCCCGCAGCAGCGGCCGCCTGAGCCAGCTGGAGCTGCTCTGCCGACGCCAGGCCTGCGCGCGCTTCCGTGACCTGAACCTCGACGGCAAGCTGTTTCTCAACGTTTCCCCCGAATCGCTGCTGGAGCCCACCCACCAGCCCGGTCGCACCCTGCAGTTGCTGCAGACCTTCGGCATCTCGCCGAGCGACGTGGTGATCGAACTCACCGAGCAGACGCCCATCGAGGATTTCAGCCTGCTCGACACCGCCCTTCACCATTATCGGGCGATGGGCTTCTCCATTGCCCTCGACGACCTCGGCGCGGGTTATTCCAGCCTGCGCCTGTGGTCGGAGCTGCGCCCCGACTACGTGAAGATCGACCGCCATTTCATCGAAGGCATTCACCTGGATGCGGTGAAGCGCGAGTTCGTCGGCTCCATCCTGAAGATGGCCCACGCCTCGCGTGCCCAGGTCATCGCCGAAGGCATCGAGCTTGCCGAAGAGCTCGCGGTGCTCTCGGAAATGGGCGTCGACCTGGTACAGGGCTACCTGTTCGGCCGTCCCAGCGAACAGCCACCGCGCGATGCGCGAAACCTGCTGCCGGACGTGGATGCCAGCGGCAGCCTGCTCGCCGACGAACCCTCCGACCTGCAACCGCTGCTGCTCGAACAGCCGGCGGTACGCGACGAAACCCCGATTGGCGACGTACTGGAGGCCTTCCGCGCCCAGGCCAACCTGAACTCCCTGGCGGTGCTGGACAGCGCCGATCAGCCGGTTGGAATTGTCCACCGGCATGCCCTCTCCGACGCCCTGCTGAAACCCTTCGCGACGGAACTCTACGCACGCAAGCCGATCAGCCGCCTGATGAGCAGCGACTTTCTTGCGGTGGAACGCAGCCAGTCGCTGCAACAGGTCAGCCGCCTGCTGACCAGCCGTGCGCGACAGCGCATCGAGGAAGACTTCATCATCACCCTGAACGGCCGCTACCTGGGGCTGGGCCGGGTGATCGACGTGCTCAAGCTGATTACCGAACAGAAGATCCGCCAGGCACGCTACGCCAACCCGCTGACCCTGCTGCCGGGCAACGTACCGATCCAGCAGTGCCTGACCCGGCTGCTTCAGCAGGGCCGGGAAGCCGTGGTGTGCTACGTGGACATCGACAGCTTCAAGCCCTTCAACGACCTCTACGGCTACGCGCGTGGCGATGAAGTGCTGCTGTGCCTGGCGCAATGCCTGGGCGAACGGGTAGACCCGGCGCAGGACTTCGTCGGTCATATCGGCGGCGATGACTTCATGCTCGTGCTGGGCAACCGGGACTGGCGCGAACACCTCAATCACCTGCTGGAAGACTTCCAGGGGCAGTGCCGGCGCTTCTACAGCCGCGAGCATCTCGAAGCGGGCTGTTTCGTCTCGCACAACCGGCACGGGCAGCGCGAGGAGTTCCCCCTGCTGTCACTGTCGATTGGCGTGGTGCACCTCAAGGCCGAGGCTTGCGCCCGCCTGGATGCCGGACAACTGGCGGGACTGGCGTCCGAGGCCAAGCGGCACGCCAAGGCCGTGCCCGGCTACAGCCTGCACATCCTCAGCGCCGACTGA
- a CDS encoding ABC transporter permease, with protein MSRSANSLYHRVVVYALFLILLLPLAATLLYSLATSWSASVLPDGLTLKWYFTLWSDPRFLTAFGQSLLVCFGSLVLSVVLVLPLMFVVHYYFPRLDALMNVLILLPFAVPPVVSSVGLLQLYAAGPLPLIGTPWVLIGCYFTIALPFMYRAISNNLQAINLHDLMDAAHLLGASTWQAALLVVLPNLRKGLMVALFLSFSFLIGEFVFANLLVGTRYETLQVFLNNMRNSSGHYTSAVVVSYFLFVLLLTWAANRLNKDKT; from the coding sequence ATGTCCAGAAGCGCTAATTCGCTGTACCACCGCGTGGTGGTCTACGCGCTGTTCCTGATCCTGCTGCTGCCGCTGGCCGCCACCCTGCTCTATTCGCTGGCTACCTCCTGGAGTGCCAGCGTGCTGCCTGACGGCCTGACCCTGAAGTGGTACTTCACGCTGTGGAGCGACCCGCGCTTCCTCACCGCCTTCGGCCAGTCGCTGCTGGTGTGCTTCGGCTCGCTGGTGCTGAGCGTGGTGCTGGTGCTGCCGCTGATGTTCGTCGTGCACTATTACTTCCCGCGCCTGGACGCACTGATGAACGTGCTGATCCTGCTGCCCTTCGCGGTGCCGCCGGTGGTCTCCTCGGTCGGCCTGCTGCAGCTCTATGCCGCCGGCCCACTGCCGCTGATCGGCACGCCCTGGGTGCTGATCGGCTGCTACTTCACCATCGCCCTGCCGTTCATGTACCGGGCGATCAGCAACAACCTGCAGGCGATCAACCTGCACGACCTGATGGACGCCGCCCACCTGCTCGGCGCCAGCACCTGGCAGGCCGCCCTGCTGGTGGTGCTGCCGAACCTGCGCAAGGGCCTGATGGTGGCGCTGTTCCTGTCCTTCTCCTTCCTCATCGGCGAATTCGTCTTCGCCAACCTGCTGGTGGGCACCCGTTACGAGACGCTGCAGGTGTTCCTCAACAACATGCGCAACAGCAGCGGCCACTACACCAGTGCGGTGGTGGTTTCCTACTTCCTCTTCGTCCTGCTGCTCACCTGGGCGGCGAACCGTCTGAACAAGGACAAGACCTGA